ATGGAATGTTCAAACATCTTGAACAAACCTTAATCCCCGCTTTGTTTAAAATTTTCTTTGAAAAAGCCATTAGGCTCTGCCTTGAATCCAATCAATATGTATTTCAAAATTATGACAAAAAAGCAATAGAAAAAGCTTTTATTAGTACTGGCGATGGTGGATTCTTAATTTTAGAAACACCTCTTCATGCAGTGCTATTTGCCATTAATTTTGAATTGGTGGTTCGCTCATATAATGCTTATCATTTGTTTCCAAAGTTGAGAAAAATAATTGGTAGTATAGAGTTAAGATATGCTATTACCCACGATACGCTATTCCATTTCGATGATAATTATTATGGAAGCGCTATTATCAATAATGCCAGAATCTTAAACAAAGACAACCTGAATAGATGTTTGATTGACGAAAGCACTTATACCTGGTTCCTCATTAACTGCGATGGAATTGAAAACCTTCAGGTATACACCATTCATGATATTGCTAATGTTTATGATTTCCAAGAATACGAACTCAAATGGATAGACAAGGGAGAAAACCTAATTATTCCTCCAAAGAAATCCAGATACGATGGAATCATCAATTCGGATATTTCTAAGATTGGCCAAATTCAGTCCAAAGAAATGTATTTAAATATCTACAACCTTCACATCCAGGTTAGCATGTACATTCGTTCAGATGCCTCTCAAGATAAAGAAAGACTAATTACTATTAGTTTGGGTAATCTGAATACCTCAGGAATATAATAGTTCCAGCGTTGAATGTATCATTAAAAATCTAAAGTAATCTGATTTTCATTTGATGTGGTTCCTGGTTTGGGAGTTGGTTTTTTCGCCTTTTTATAGTGCATAGGTTTTGGCTTATCCTTCCTCTCCTCCACTAAAACATGGTTCTCGTCCACCTCTATTTCTAATTCAATCTTCAGTTCAGTAGCTTCTTGTTTAGACTCCTCCTTTATGGTTTTCTTCATGGGAGGAGGATTCTGAAGTCTAGGTCGTTTTGCTCGTTTTTCAAGTGGCTTCTCTGCCGGCTTTTCCACAGGCTTCTCTTCTATTTTTTCGACTACATTTGGCTTAGCCTCAACAGCTGATTTTTCTATTGCCTTAGGTTTTTCCTCAATACTTGGCCGCTCTCTTAGTTTGGCCTTTGGGGTTTCTTCCTCCTCTACCTTTTCTTTTTGAACTTCTTCCTTAAGAACAGGAGCTTTTTCTTCAATTACAGGAATAGGTTTTCCTGAGTCCTCCTCAATGGTATCTCCTTTCGTATTTGATTCTACTGCTGTTTCCTCTACATTGTCATCTTCTGTATCATCATCTAGAGAAGGGTATTCATAAGCTAAGGGAGCAGCCCATTTTAAAGATTTTACTTTATCATTGGTCAAGCGTTTTCCCTTAGCTTTAAGGCTTTTTATGCCAATGAAATCATCCACATGAATTACTTCAACATTGGAATCTTTTCCTTTTCCGGTAGTCAACTCAAGTTGAGCTAAATAATCGAGGCTATACTCTAACATACGACCATTTTCATCACCAACAAAACAGACTTTCCTATCGGTTTCATCGAGATAAAAACGCTTCACATAGGGCAATTTAGTGGAAGGCTCCACATAAACCACAGTCATTACTTTTCTAGGATCATATTTTTCAATGTGAATCATTTGATCGTCAAAATGATTACTGATATCGAAATTATAAAGCTGATAATGCCCGTTTTTAAGGATGGTTAAAATCCTATCCTCCCCTTTGAAAGCACCAAGATAAAGGCCTCTATCTTCTGTATTTAAGCGTTTCACCGTCTCGTCATACCAAATATCAATAGCGCCTAAAGTACTCACTCCGTCTTCTTTTACTATGATTTTTTTGATATACTTCTTGGTGAGAATATTTCCTTTTGAACCTCTTCCCTTAATAGATAAATCTTTGAAATCGAAGTCGAGAACAGTTTTCTTGAGCTTGGGTTCTGCTCTTAAGTATATCTTAATCACTTCGGCTTCCCCATTCGGATTGGCTGTGAAATAAATCACTTTGGAATCTTTTTTACCCGTGGTAAGATCATACATCTTATCGCGAGTAATGGAAGTTACAGGGAAGCGTTTCACATAGTAATTCCCTCCTCTACCTTCCCGATAAACCATATTATAGGTCATACGGTCATCGCTCCTATTGAACACATCCACATGAATGATATTCTTACCCACAAAGGTTTTAGAACTCACCTTGGTGACCATGAAGTTACCATCTTGCATAAAGACGATAATATCATCTATATCGGAACAAACACCTACATATTCGTCTTTCTTTAGTGCAGTTCCTACGAAGCCATCCTCACGATTAACATATAGTTTAGTATTCGCAACAGCTACGGTTGCCGCATTAATGCTTTCGAAATTTCTAATTTCCGTTTTACGCTCTTTTCCTTTTCCGTATTTCTTCTTAATTAATTTATAATAGTCAATCGCATAATCAATTAAATTGGCTAAATGAAATTCTACTTTAGCTAATTCCTCATTCAAAGCAAAAATCTGCTCATCAGCCTTAAAGCTATTATACTTGGATATTCTCTTGATTTTAATCTCTGTTAACCTGATGATATCATCACGAGTCACCTCTCTAATAAAATCCTTTACAAAAGGTTTTAATCCTTCATCAATAGCAACAATAACCTCCTCAAAGGATTCACAAGTTTCAATATCACGATAGATTCTATTCTCAATGAAAATCTTCTCTAAAGATAGGTTATGCAGCTGCTCTAGTAGCTCCCCTTTCTTGATATCCAACTCCATTTTCAGAAGCTTCACCGTTTGCTCAACTGAGAATCGAAGCATTTCCTTAACCCCAAGAAACTGAGGTTTATCGTTCATGATGGTACAAGAGTTTGGTGAAATACTCACCTCACAATCCGTAAAAGCATATAAGGCATCTATGGTTTGATCTGGAGAAACACCAGGTGCCAAATGGAGCAATATTTCTACATCTTGAGCCGTATTGTCATCAATCTTTTTTATCTTAATCTTACCTTTATCATTGGCAGAGAGGATGCTATCGATTAGATTGGATGTGGTTTTGGAAAAAGGAATCTCAGTAATCTTAAGTAATTTGGCGGACTCCTGAACAATACGAGCTCTCACCCTTACTTTCCCTCCTCTTAAGCCATCTTTATACCTTTCTACATCTATCAAACCACCAGTCTGGAAGTCAGGAAAAAGTTCAAAACTTTTGTTTCTTAAAACAGAAATAGAAGCATCTATCAACTCAATAAAATTATGAGGCAATATCTTAGATGCCAAACCAACGGCAATACCTTCTACCCCATGTGCCAGCAATAATGGAAACTTAACGGGTAAAGCAACAGGCTCATCATTTCTACCATCATAGGACGATTTCCAGGTAGTTGTTTTGGGGTTGAACACCACCTCCAAAGCAAATTTTGACAAACGTGCTTCAATATAACGAGAAGCAGCGGCACGGTCACCTGTAAGGATATTCCCCCAGTTCCCCTGCATGTCTATTAATAAATCTTTCTGACCAATATGAACCAAAGCGTCACCAATACTGGCATCACCATGGGGGTGATACTTCATGGTATTTCCAATGATATTGGCTACTTTATTATAGCGGCCATCATCCATTTCTCGCATAGAATGTAATATTCTACGATGAACAGGCTTTAAGCCATCGTGAATATCGGGAACTGCACGCTCCAGAATCACATAGGAAGCATAGTCGAGAAACCAGTTCTCATACATGCCCGAAAGGTGCAATGCCTTTTGCATTTCACCCCGTTTTTTTTCCTCCTCACGTAAATCTTCGTCTGGCTCTAGATTCTCATCTAGAGGGTCAATATGTTCGTCGTCCATTCTTATTAATTTTATGCTTGTGCTCTAATTCATTTATTCCAAAAAATCTATTTCCAAAATCGTAATATCATAGTTTCCACAAAAATAAATATAATTGCGAAAAATAGAAACCATTTCCAAAGACTAAATCCCTGATCCATCTGAATCAATTGAGCAGTGATTTGTTTGGCTGAAGATTTTATCATCTGAAAATTGGGCCAATTGTTCTGGGCTATCTTATTGGAGAGCTCTTCTGGTGACCATATTCTAAAATCCGATTCTTTTCTATTATAGTTTACAGCAATTTCTTCGGTTGTGTTTTCCTGATACTGCACTTGAAAAATCCCATCATTGGGCCATTGCACATGAAGCAAAGTATATTCTTGGTAGCTTTTATGCTTCATCTCTGGAATCCACATTTGCTCGCCCTGTTTCAAATATACAACCGCATCTTGAGCTCTATCGTCATGGTTTATCTTTACCTCAACAGGAATTCCAGAGCCCAAAACCTCGTACATGGGTTTCTGATCTTTAGATTGCATCACCATTTGATATACTACAGGCACAAATAAAGCATGTTGTGGCAGCTGACTATACGAAGCCTGCAATGGGAAAGCCAATTGATATACTTTTCCTTTTCCCATTTCCGATTCACTAAGCAAAGTCTTACCACTTCTGGTTTGTAATAAGCTCAAGGTGGAGCTAGCTGACTGCAGATTAATGGGCCAATATTGATAAATCATGGGTAAATCTATCTTCTGATTTTTATCGCTTTGCGCCCATTCCTTTTGGAATACCCTTTCGAAGAAGGATAGCTCTTTATTGATTTCATTTAAACGTACTGAAGCACTATCCATTGATTGATAGCTGGGCAAATTGTTTATTCTTAACCAAGAATGATACTGATTTTTTTCTGAAGGAATAAATAAAACTTGAGTTCCAGATCTCACGTCGTCGGCAAGCTCTTTAGCCAAGCCACTTCCCATTTCTCCAATGCCATTTACTATGATTAAATCTTGCTGAGCGAGTAGATTATAATCAACAGAATTAGCGGTGAAATTAGTTAATTGGATGAGGGTATCCTCCTGAAAAAGCTGATTGAGATAGGCATTGGATTTTTCATTGGAAATCACTGCCACTTGAAATAAATCACGAACCTGAAAGCCAAAGAATAATCTATCATCATAAGTAATTGGATAATCTTCTATTGCTATTCTTCCTGTAAAATGGCCTTGTTCCTCGTTGGTGAAAGACAAATCAAAGACTCGACTTTCTCCTGCTTCTAAATCCACTGTTAAAACAGCCTTTTGCTGCGATTGAATAAATAATTTAAGCGGAATGCTATTCTGGTCCTCCTCTCCATTATTACTTAATAGAACATGTAAAACCGATACGGTTTGAGGAAGCTGAACAGGATGCTCGAACCAAACACTATCAACAGAAAGGTTATTAACGGGATTGTTTTGAAGCGGTAATAGTCGGACGAGCAGATTGGAATCTACCACCATGTTTTTATTGAAACTAGCATTTTTCTGGAAATCGGAAAGAAGATAGAAATAGGCTTTATTGGAAAGCAATTCATCTTGATTTCGAAGCATCTGCTCTCTTTGAAAAACCTCCTCTATATCTTGTTGCATATAAACCGGCTCCACTTCCATAATATGTTGAGCCATTTCCATTTTATTAAACCAACGGTGATGACGCGCATCCATTTCATTAGTGATCAAATGGAATTTATCGCTGTTCTCATAAGACTCTAAGATATTCAAAGCCATGTTTTGAGCTTCGTTGAGCAAACTTCCATTTTCCCCCATATGAGTCATACTAAAGGAATTGTCCAAATACAAACTCACCATCTGATGCTCTTGCTTCTCAATAGCTGCATTTTCTTTTGGAATAAAAGGACGTGCAAAGGCCAAAACCACAAAAACAATAGCTAACAACCTCATTAACAACACCATAAGATGTTTCAGCTGAGATTGTTTCTTGGTTTTTTTGTGGATACTTTTTAAAAGTGCCACATTACTAAAGTAAACTTTCTGATACTTTCGGAAATTAAAAAGGTGGACTAATATGGGAATAGCCACTGCAAATAATCCGTATAAAATATTTGGGTATAAAAACTCCATGTTTAAGTATCAAAATTTATGGAAAAGCACAAAAATAAGGCATTTCATTTAATTGAGAAATAAGGCTTTCGAAAAGATTTAAACACTTTTATCCGCGACACATTCCCATAATTATCACTGAAAAAACTAAGCTTTTTAAAACTAAGCTAACATTTATTATAGAAAGCTGTTTTATAGAATATTACAATAGATATAAAACCCAATAACAGCTTATCATTTCTCAATAGCCAGTAAATCTCCAGCCACATCTTCTCTTAACATTAACATATCGTATACTATTTTAAACCAAATAGCAATGCAAGGCCAAGCCTTAACGGAGTAGGGAACAATAAATTCACGACGAACAATGGGTGGAAAAGCATCTGTAAGTGCCAAAGAGGTGAGAATAATAGATGAAGCAAAAAGCGCAATATTCCATTTATTCTTAGGACTAGCCACAAACCAAATAGCAATTCCTGCCATGGCAATCACAAAAGTAGGCGATTCAGCTCTATGATTAAAAATAACCACCCATATCAATATGGAAGCTAGAGTAAGTAATCGGAATCTATAGAATTGATATTTCTTACAAAAGAGCATGGGAATTAGAAACACCACCACTCCTAAGACCTGAATAAACAAGTTATTGATAGGAACTGAAGAAATGAGCTTTAGCACGCTTAAAAACGAGAAATTGAGATAGGTTATTTTCTCTGCTCCTAAAAGATTCATCCAGCTTTCTACCAAAAATTGATATTTCTCCAAATTGATAAATGCCAAAGGCAGAATCAACCAAACCGCAAACCAGAAGAAGGAATATAATACCACTTTCCATTTCTTGGGATAAAGCAAAAAGATGGCAAAACCCACTAATCCAAACACCTTAATAAAGACAGAACTCACCATGAAAAAACTGGCCCAAAATTCTTTTCCTTTCTCCATTTTTCCGAAACTCAGAATCATCAAGGCCGCTAATAACGCGTTGGATTGCGCATTGAGCAAGGCAGTGATTAATTCAAGCAAGACTATCATCACCATCAGGCCTTTTGAGAAATTAGAAATCCGCGGTAAATAATAGAAGGAATAGACCAATAATAGCGCATTTAACAAACTCCAGAGCATCAACCCTATCCAATCGGGAAAATGGCTAAAAACCCCAAAAAAAACCGCAAAACTTGGAGAGTATTTAAAAAAATCAAAGTGTTCTGTAGGATGAATGACATAGAGATTTTTACCCTGGAAAAGATGATGATGAGAGTATTTAAATATCTCATAATTATTATAGTGAGAATATAGATTTTCATCTACACCAAAAGTCTTTTCACCTCTAAATAATAATGTAGACATCACTAGTATGGTTAGCATACTAATAAAGATGAAAATCGCTTTTCTATTGGATAAAAACCTTTGTAAATAAAGACGCACCATAATATTCAACAATTATGGTGCGAAATTATATATTTTAATCCTATTTATCTATTGGTATTTAAGAAGCTTCATTAACTAATCAACCACTTCACCAATAAGGGTAGCAGCAGTACAATCTAATACTTTCACCATGGCATAATCACCTGGTTTATAATCCTTTCTTGGAAATACTATCATCTTGTTCTGGCTATTTCTACCGGCTAACTGCTCGTCTGACTTCTTAGAAACTTTTTCTACTAAAACTTCGAAGGTTTTCCCAATATCTTGCTTATTAAGCATCAATGCTGATTTCTGCTGCTGCTCTATAATTTCTTGTAATCTTCTGCTTTTAACCTCCTCCGGAACATCATCATCAAATTTCTTTGCTGCAATGGTATCTGGACGCTCAGAATATTTAAACATAAAGGCATAATCGTAAGCGACCCATTCCATCAAACTCAAGGTTTCTTGATGATCCTCCTCTGTCTCGCTACAGAATCCTGCAATAATATCAGTTGACAATCCCACATCTGGAATATGTTTTTTAATGGTTTCAATGCGCTCCATATACCATTCTCGGGTATATTTTCTATGCATTTTTTTCAGTACTGCAGAACTCCCCGACTGAACTGGAAGGTGGATATAATTACAGATATTATGGTGTGCTGCAATAGTTTTAATTAAATCATCTGAAATATCTTTTGGGTGAGAAGTGGCAAATCGCACACGTAATAGTGGAGACACTTCTGATACCATTCTCAATAAATCGTGAAAACCCACCTTATCTTCTTCAGAATCCCATTTATAAGAATTCACATTTTGGCCTAATAAAGTCACCTCCTTATATCCTTTTGCAAATAATTCTTTTGCTTCTTTAATAATGGTGTGAGGGTCACGGCTACGTTCCTTCCCTCTGGTAAAAGGAACCACGCAATAGGTACACCAGTTTTGACAACCACGCATGATGCTAATAAAGGCAGAGATCCCATTATCACCATAACGAACAGGTTCTATTTCGGAATAGGTTTCTTCTTCGCTCAATAAAACATTAATGGCTTTTCGACCAGAATCCACGGTTTTAATCAAACCTGGTAATTCACGATAAGCATCAGGCCCCACAATCAAATCAACAAATTCTTGTTCTTCTATGAGTTTTTCCTTTAAACGCTCGGCCATACAACCCAAAATACCAACAGTGAGATTGGGATTACGCTTTTTCATCTTTTTAATTTCATGTAAACGCTTTCTTACTCTTTGCTCGGCATTATCACGAATAGAACAGGTATTGATAAAAATCACATCGGCATCTTCTGGACTATCGTTTTGTTCGTAGCCAATTCCTTTCATAATGGAACCCACAATTTCGCTGTCCGATACATTCATCTGGCAACCATAGGTTTCTATATATAGTTTTTTATTAATGGGTTTTAAGTCCATAAAGCTTTGTTTTTTAGTTATTTAAACAATTTTATTTCAATTCTAAAATGGATTACAAACCAGTGCATTGTCTACTTTAATCATCCGTATTTTATAGAACCTGAAAGAATTAACGATTGGGATAAACAAACATTTTTTTGTTAAATATTTCTAAATATATGAATATTAGATAGTTATACCATCCCAATGGGGCGCAAAAGTACATATTTTTTCTTTCAAAAGAAGAATAGATTTGGATAAATAAAATATTTATGTGTTACTTTGCGCGAAATTTCGAAGAAATAAAACCGTAAATAGCATTCATTCGCTGGTATTTTTCGTAAAACAGAACATCTAAAAAGGAGCAGTACAATATATGGCAAAGAATTTAGTAATTGTTGAGTCACCCGCCAAAGCCAAAACTATAGAGAAATTTTTAGGCAAAGATTTCATGGTAAAATCAAGTTTTGGTCATGTGATGGATCTGGCAAAGAAGGATTTTGGCGTAGATATTAAGAATGGGTTTATACCCAATTACGAAGT
The sequence above is a segment of the Lentimicrobium sp. L6 genome. Coding sequences within it:
- a CDS encoding BatA domain-containing protein — encoded protein: MEFLYPNILYGLFAVAIPILVHLFNFRKYQKVYFSNVALLKSIHKKTKKQSQLKHLMVLLMRLLAIVFVVLAFARPFIPKENAAIEKQEHQMVSLYLDNSFSMTHMGENGSLLNEAQNMALNILESYENSDKFHLITNEMDARHHRWFNKMEMAQHIMEVEPVYMQQDIEEVFQREQMLRNQDELLSNKAYFYLLSDFQKNASFNKNMVVDSNLLVRLLPLQNNPVNNLSVDSVWFEHPVQLPQTVSVLHVLLSNNGEEDQNSIPLKLFIQSQQKAVLTVDLEAGESRVFDLSFTNEEQGHFTGRIAIEDYPITYDDRLFFGFQVRDLFQVAVISNEKSNAYLNQLFQEDTLIQLTNFTANSVDYNLLAQQDLIIVNGIGEMGSGLAKELADDVRSGTQVLFIPSEKNQYHSWLRINNLPSYQSMDSASVRLNEINKELSFFERVFQKEWAQSDKNQKIDLPMIYQYWPINLQSASSTLSLLQTRSGKTLLSESEMGKGKVYQLAFPLQASYSQLPQHALFVPVVYQMVMQSKDQKPMYEVLGSGIPVEVKINHDDRAQDAVVYLKQGEQMWIPEMKHKSYQEYTLLHVQWPNDGIFQVQYQENTTEEIAVNYNRKESDFRIWSPEELSNKIAQNNWPNFQMIKSSAKQITAQLIQMDQGFSLWKWFLFFAIIFIFVETMILRFWK
- a CDS encoding glycosyltransferase family 87 protein, whose translation is MSTLLFRGEKTFGVDENLYSHYNNYEIFKYSHHHLFQGKNLYVIHPTEHFDFFKYSPSFAVFFGVFSHFPDWIGLMLWSLLNALLLVYSFYYLPRISNFSKGLMVMIVLLELITALLNAQSNALLAALMILSFGKMEKGKEFWASFFMVSSVFIKVFGLVGFAIFLLYPKKWKVVLYSFFWFAVWLILPLAFINLEKYQFLVESWMNLLGAEKITYLNFSFLSVLKLISSVPINNLFIQVLGVVVFLIPMLFCKKYQFYRFRLLTLASILIWVVIFNHRAESPTFVIAMAGIAIWFVASPKNKWNIALFASSIILTSLALTDAFPPIVRREFIVPYSVKAWPCIAIWFKIVYDMLMLREDVAGDLLAIEK
- the miaB gene encoding tRNA (N6-isopentenyl adenosine(37)-C2)-methylthiotransferase MiaB, which gives rise to MDLKPINKKLYIETYGCQMNVSDSEIVGSIMKGIGYEQNDSPEDADVIFINTCSIRDNAEQRVRKRLHEIKKMKKRNPNLTVGILGCMAERLKEKLIEEQEFVDLIVGPDAYRELPGLIKTVDSGRKAINVLLSEEETYSEIEPVRYGDNGISAFISIMRGCQNWCTYCVVPFTRGKERSRDPHTIIKEAKELFAKGYKEVTLLGQNVNSYKWDSEEDKVGFHDLLRMVSEVSPLLRVRFATSHPKDISDDLIKTIAAHHNICNYIHLPVQSGSSAVLKKMHRKYTREWYMERIETIKKHIPDVGLSTDIIAGFCSETEEDHQETLSLMEWVAYDYAFMFKYSERPDTIAAKKFDDDVPEEVKSRRLQEIIEQQQKSALMLNKQDIGKTFEVLVEKVSKKSDEQLAGRNSQNKMIVFPRKDYKPGDYAMVKVLDCTAATLIGEVVD